In a single window of the Hippoglossus hippoglossus isolate fHipHip1 chromosome 7, fHipHip1.pri, whole genome shotgun sequence genome:
- the LOC117765325 gene encoding deoxyribonuclease-1-like: MKIASFNVQRFGLAKVSDADVLSTLVKIVSRYDIILILEVVDVSGDSVKLLLNELNRVNTSHHYSLQLSTRLGRTRYKEQFLFLFRDDVVNLIDCYQYEDNQVNDIDAFAREPYILHFKPHNTVLEDIVLIPVHTTPWDSEKELDELYEVVLVVKDKWKTDNIMILGDFNADGAYVTRKKMKEIRIRSDKNFHWLIGDDVDTTANMSNDHTYDRIVVYGEDMLAAIVPNSAKPFNFHTEFDMTEEMALRVSDHYPVEVDLQIAVPLWMTDHSCDIVDTQNASVNKTVIETLQVDVLRLQKENLLLSRKKLQLQISILKQKLSKMELEE; this comes from the exons ATGAAGATAGCTTCATTCAACGTGCAGAGGTTTGGACTGGCAAAGGTCTCCGATGCAGATGTGCTGTCGACTCTGGTTAAG ATTGTGTCTCGATATGACATCATCCTCATTCTGGAGGTTGTGGACGTGAGCGGAGATTCTGTCAAACTGTTACTGAACGAACTGAACAG GGTCAACACAAGCCATCACTACTCCCTGCAGCTCAGCACCCGCCTGGGAAGGACCCGATACAAGGAACaatttttgtttctcttcag GGATGATGTGGTCAACTTGATTGACTGCTACCAATATGAAGACAACCAGGTCAACGACATTGATGCCTTTGCCAGGGAGCCGTACATTCTCCACTTCAAACCACACAACACAG tgCTGGAGGACATAGTGCTGATCCCGGTCCACACCACACCCTGGGACTCGGAGAAAGAGCTGGATGAGCTGTACGAGGTCGTCCTGGTGGTTAAAGACAAGTGGAAAACTGAT AACATAATGATCCTGGGGGACTTCAATGCAGATGGTGCGTATGTCACACGTAAAAAAATGAAGGAGATCCGCATTCGCAGTGACAAGAACTTCCACTGGCTGATTGGGGATGACGTTGACACCACTGCAAATATGTCAAATGATCACACCTACGACAG GATTGTTGTGTATGGTGAAGACATGCTGGCTGCTATTGTGCCGAATTCAGCCAAGCCGTTCAATTTCCACACAGAGTTTGATATGACAGAGGAAATG GCTCTGAGAGTGAGCGATCACTACCCTGTTGAGGTAGATCTACAAATCGCTGTACCTCTCTGGATGACTGACCACAGTTGTGACATAGTCGATACCCAGAATGCATCTGTCAACAAAACCGTCATAG AGACGTTGCAGGTCGACGTGCTGAGACTACAGAAggaaaacctcctgctgtcaCGAAAGAAACTTCAACTTCAGATCTCCATATTAAAACAGAAACTTTCCAAAATGGAATTAGAGGAATGA
- the LOC117765321 gene encoding keratin, type II cytoskeletal 8-like — translation MSLRRNPTSRPGLHSKGFSSLSMGSYSYHKMSTGTEQRAPITAVTVNKSLLAPLNLEIDPTIQVVRTQEKDQIKTLNNRFVSFIDKVRFLEQQNKMLETKWQLLQKQTTASSNIEPMLKSYISSLERQLGGISNEKLRLDMENIVMHKNVDDYKTSYEEEINRRNDAENEFVMIKKDVDSGYLSQVDLSDRLSSNQDEHNFLRALYDTELSELQESLRTTSVVVQMDNSRGLNMDQIVADVKAQYEDMAARSREEAESWYKNKFDQMTAESEKYSSEMHSSKGEISGLNRMISRLQNEIQNVKAQCVSLDGQVSEAEHRGEEAVLDAKARIKDLELALQRAKHDMARQLRDYQELMNVKLGLDIEISTYRKLLEGEEERLGQDSIVKIQEVPGQSSQVYSQQRRRSSPLLIKTVETHDKLYATENAEY, via the exons ATGAGTCTGAGGAGAAACCCCACCAGCCGCCCAGGATTGCACTCCAAGGGCTTCAGCAGCTTGTCCATGGGATCCTACTCATACCACAAGATGAGCACCGGCACCGAGCAGAGGGCCCCGATCACAGCTGTGACTGTCAACAAGAGCCTGCTCGCCCCACTGAACCTGGAAATCGACCCCACCATCCAGGTTGTCCGCACCCAGGAGAAGGATCAGATCAAGACCCTCAACAACCGCTTCGTCTCATTCATTGACAAG GTGAGATTCCTTGAGCAGCAGAACAAAATGCTGGAAACCAagtggcagctgctgcagaaacagacgACCGCCTCCTCCAACATCGAGCCCATGCTGAAGTCCTACATCAGCTCCCTGGAGAGACAGCTGGGGGGCATCAGCAATGAAAAACTAAGGCTTGACATGGAGAACATTGTCATGCACAAAAATGTTGACGACTATAAGACGAG CTACGAGGAAGAAATCAACAGGAGGAATGATGCTGAGAACGAGTTTGTCATGATCAAAAAG GATGTGGATTCAGGTTATCTGTCTCAGGTGGATCTGAGCGACAGGTTGTCTTCTAACCAGGATGAACACAACTTCCTCAGGGCGCTGTATGATACG GAGCTGAGTGAGCTGCAGGAGAGCCTGAGGACGACCTCTGTGGTGGTGCAGATGGACAACTCCCGCGGCCTGAACATGGATCAGATCGTGGCTGATGTTAAGGCTCAGTACGAGGACATGGCCGCCCGCAGTCGTGAGGAGGCTGAAAGCTGGTACAAGAACAAG TTTGACCAGATGACTGCCGAGTCGGAAAAGTATAGCAGTGAAATGCATAGCAGCAAAGGAGAAATATCTGGACTCAACCGAATGATCAGCCGCCTGCAGAATGAGATCCAGAATGTGAAGGCACAG tgtgtCAGTCTGGATGGCCAGGTCTCTGAGGCAGAGCATCGCGGGGAGGAGGCCGTGCTGGATGCCAAGGCTCGCATCAAGGACCTGGAGCTGGCTCTGCAGAGGGCCAAACATGACATGGCTCGCCAGCTGAGAGATTACCAGGAGCTCATGAATGTCAAGCTGGGCCTGGACATAGAGATCTCCACctacaggaagctgctggagggagaggaggaaag ACTTGGACAGGATTCTATTGTCAAAATCCAAGAAGTGCCGGGCCAAT CCTCCCAGGTTTACAGCCAGCAGCGGCGAAGGTCAAGTCCCCTCCTCATCAAGACAGTGGAGACCCATGACAAATTATATGCTACAGAAAACGCAGAGTATTAA
- the si:ch73-233m11.2 gene encoding NACHT, LRR and PYD domains-containing protein 12 isoform X1: protein MDKDAVLTHVLKQRRTPSLLGGEQPVSVMSSSRYVSQLTDREVENQLTDREVENQLTDREVENQLPSLDHAIRTALSGEVQTVVLVGGEGSGKTTALEKLVVDWAKGEHLQNFTYVLYFGLREIRSLKDELSLETLLQHHHSPVPSESMQLVLQKPEDVLFVFDDLDQYKLSLDPSVHTLCSDLSQAVSVSCMISSLLHGSLLRGAAFVVATRTTGWLEFLNGTRVEVSGFLKPQRETYFNGFFSDPAAANKALLHMERTLGFYDFCTSPRFCWTVCSIYKTLMDAGAKLPDTLTQLYVDILVHLMQALSLKEACNRELVQALGVMASHCSVSQNSSCTKEELHSFGFQKLLSSVGAFLNVDGDLESDACVFSFTSQLMQEFLLAVSFFLDMSVSEGMEKMWEKHKGHAKFLDLFLSGLSEPVQRRPLVILLGEFNSDRISDFKSWFKSSSEETLKGCYNDRHHRCFHLLHQAQNQSLVKEIISPSARTGISYGDLSLQDCVALNYVWSCLGEMKLLNLYRTRDLTDEKAEVLAPAMSLSHKIQLSYSTLSTGAVSHLASALSRGRTEELDLAHTSLGDEKLKVLCAGLRDCKLHTLKLLVCRLTEAGCEDLMCALTSGSSQLRVLEMMFNQIGDLGFMKLCKALQSPQCKLQQLQLRSCELTAVSMEALSAALCSGKSELRKVDLTSNTIGDGGVEALCKSLQHPHCKLQSLNLFDTELTGACCPHLMETLMSEHCSLLELDLSVNDLGHEGALLLCQALSCPGCPVEKLGLTRCELTQQVFKELGSLLRSGTSRLKSLIVGLNKVGDQGVKHLWDAVAHPACLLEELDVEMTDLTDACVEDLCAAVRASKTLKSLELRNNSLTDASVPALVQVMQDSCNMQEMNLKYNDFSEDVFEMLDECDKIRY, encoded by the exons ATGGACAAAGATGCTGTGCTGACTCATGTCCTGAAGCAGAGAAGAACTCCGTCCCTTCTTGGAGGAGAGCAGCCCGTCAGTGTGATGAGCAGCAGTAGGTATGTATCCcagctgacagacagagaggtggagaaccagctgacagacagagaggtggagaaccagctgacagacagagaggtggagaacCAGCTGCCCTCCCTCGATCACGCCATCCGCACCGCTCTGTCTGGTGAAGTCCAGACCGTGGTCCTGGTGGGTGGAGAAGGATCCGGTAAAACCACTGCTCTGGAGAAGCTGGTTGTGGACTGGGCCAAAGGAGAACACCTTCAGAACTTTACATATGTTTTATACTTCGGGCTGAGGGAGATCAGGTCTCTTAAAGACGAGCTGTCGTTGGAGACTTTACTGCAACACCATCACAGTCCCGTTCCCTCTGAGTCCATGCAGCTCGTTCTGCAGAAGCCTGAggatgtgctgtttgttttcgaTGATCTGGATCAATACAAACTTTCCCTGGACCCCTCCGTCCACACCCTCTGCTCTGACCTCAGCCAGGCAGTGTCAGTGTCCTGCATGATATCCAGTCTGCTTCATGGATCACTGCTGAGAGGAGCCGCCTTTGTGGTGGCGACCAGGACGACGGGATGGCTGGAGTTTCTGAACGGCACCAGGGTGGAGGTTTCTGGGTTTTTAAAGCCCCAAAGAGAGACTTACTTCAACGGGTTCTTCAGTGACCCGGCTGCAGCTAACAAAGCACTGCTGCACATGGAGCGGACGCTGGGTTTTTATGATTTCTGCACTTCCCCTAGATTCTGTTGGACAGTTTGTTCTATTTACAAAACTCTGATGGATGCTGGAGCAAAACTTCCTGACACATTGACTCAGCTGTATGTAGATATCCTGGTTCACCTGATGCAGGCGCTCTCGCTGAAGGAGGCCTGCAACAGAGAGCTGGTGCAGGCCCTCGGTGTCATGGCCTCACATTGCTCCGTCAGTCAgaattcaagctgcaccaaagaGGAACTCCACTCCTTTGGTTTTCAGAAATTACTCAGCTCTGTTGGTGCTTTCTTGAACGTAGATGGTGACCTGGAGTCAGatgcatgtgttttctctttcaccTCCCAGCTGATGCAGGAGTTCCTCTTGGCCGTGTCTTTCTTTTTGgacatgtctgtgtctgaggGCATGGAGAAGATGTGGGAGAAGCACAAAGGTCACGCAAAGTTTCTAGATCTCTTCTTGTCAGGGCTGTCGGAGCCGGTTCAGCGCAGACCCCTGGTGATCCTGCTGGGGGAGTTTAACTCGGATCGTATCTCGGATTTTAAGAGTTGGTTTAAAAGCAgctcagaggaaacactgaaggGATGTTACAACGACAGGCACCATCGATGCTTCCATCTACTTCATCAAGCTCAAAATCAGAGTTTGGTGAAAGAGATCATCTCCCCATCAGCACGGACAGGCATCAGCTATGGCGACCTGAGCCTCCAGGACTGTGTCGCCCTGAACTACGTCTGGTCGTGTCTCGGTGAGATGAAGCTGTTGAATCTGTACAGGACAAGGGATTTGACAGATGAGAAGGCAGAAGTCCTGGCTCCAGCTATGAGCTTATCACATAAGATACA GTTGTCATACAGCACCTTGAGTACCGGGGCCGTCTCTCATCTGGCGTCAGCTCTCAGCAGAGGACGCACCGAGGAGCTGGATCTCGCTCACACCAGCCTCGGAGATGAAAAGTTGAAAGTGCTCTGTGCGGGACTCCGAGACTGCAAACTGCACACTTTAAA ACTTCTGGTATGCAGACTGACTGAGGCGGGCTGTGAAGATCTGATGTGTGCGCTGACCTCAGGCTCCTCTCAGCTGCGTGTGTTAGAGATGATGTTTAATCAGATCGGTGACCTGGGCTTCATGAAACTGTGCAAAGCGCTGCAAAGTCCTCAatgcaaactgcagcagctcca GCTACGAAGCTGCGAGTTGACTGCAGTATCCATGGAGGCTTTATCGGCAGCTTTGTGCTCTGGAAAATCCGAGCTGAGAAAAGTGGACCTGACATCGAACACAATCGGTGACGGTGGAGTGGAGGCTCTGTGCAAGTCGCTGCAACACCCACATTGTAAACTTCAGAGCCTCAA TCTGTTTGATACTGAGCTGACCGGTGCGTGCTGTCCTCATTTGATGGAGACCTTGATGTCAGAGCACTGCTCTCTGTTAGAGCTGGATCTGTCAGTGAATGATTTGGGCCATgagggggcgctgctgctctGCCAAGCCCTGAGTTGTCCTGGATGTCCAGTGGAGAAACTGGG GTTGACACGCTGCGAGTTAACGCAGCAGGTCTTTAAGGAACTGGGCTCATTGCTGAGAAGTGGAACTTCTCGACTCAAGTCCCTGATTGTGGGTTTAAATAAAGTCGGAGATCAAGGGGTTAAACATCTTTGGGATGCTGTTGCACATCCAGCCTGTCTGCTGGAGGAACTGGA TGTTGAAATGACAGATTTGACGGACGCCTGTGTTGAAGACCTGTGTGCTGCTGTAAGAGCCAGTAAGACTCTGAAGAGCCTGGAGCTGAGAAACAACTCCTTGACTGATGCGTCCGTCCCGGCCCTCGTCCAAGTCATGCAGGACAGCTGCAACATGCAGGAGATGAA CCTGAAGTACAACGACTTTTCAGAGGACGTTTTCGAAATGTTGGATGAGTGCGATAAAATAAGATACTGA
- the si:ch73-233m11.2 gene encoding NACHT, LRR and PYD domains-containing protein 12 isoform X2: MDKDAVLTHVLKQRRTPSLLGGEQPVSVMSSSRYVSQLTDREVENQLPSLDHAIRTALSGEVQTVVLVGGEGSGKTTALEKLVVDWAKGEHLQNFTYVLYFGLREIRSLKDELSLETLLQHHHSPVPSESMQLVLQKPEDVLFVFDDLDQYKLSLDPSVHTLCSDLSQAVSVSCMISSLLHGSLLRGAAFVVATRTTGWLEFLNGTRVEVSGFLKPQRETYFNGFFSDPAAANKALLHMERTLGFYDFCTSPRFCWTVCSIYKTLMDAGAKLPDTLTQLYVDILVHLMQALSLKEACNRELVQALGVMASHCSVSQNSSCTKEELHSFGFQKLLSSVGAFLNVDGDLESDACVFSFTSQLMQEFLLAVSFFLDMSVSEGMEKMWEKHKGHAKFLDLFLSGLSEPVQRRPLVILLGEFNSDRISDFKSWFKSSSEETLKGCYNDRHHRCFHLLHQAQNQSLVKEIISPSARTGISYGDLSLQDCVALNYVWSCLGEMKLLNLYRTRDLTDEKAEVLAPAMSLSHKIQLSYSTLSTGAVSHLASALSRGRTEELDLAHTSLGDEKLKVLCAGLRDCKLHTLKLLVCRLTEAGCEDLMCALTSGSSQLRVLEMMFNQIGDLGFMKLCKALQSPQCKLQQLQLRSCELTAVSMEALSAALCSGKSELRKVDLTSNTIGDGGVEALCKSLQHPHCKLQSLNLFDTELTGACCPHLMETLMSEHCSLLELDLSVNDLGHEGALLLCQALSCPGCPVEKLGLTRCELTQQVFKELGSLLRSGTSRLKSLIVGLNKVGDQGVKHLWDAVAHPACLLEELDVEMTDLTDACVEDLCAAVRASKTLKSLELRNNSLTDASVPALVQVMQDSCNMQEMNLKYNDFSEDVFEMLDECDKIRY, from the exons ATGGACAAAGATGCTGTGCTGACTCATGTCCTGAAGCAGAGAAGAACTCCGTCCCTTCTTGGAGGAGAGCAGCCCGTCAGTGTGATGAGCAGCAGTAGGTATGTATCCcagctgacagacagagag gtggagaacCAGCTGCCCTCCCTCGATCACGCCATCCGCACCGCTCTGTCTGGTGAAGTCCAGACCGTGGTCCTGGTGGGTGGAGAAGGATCCGGTAAAACCACTGCTCTGGAGAAGCTGGTTGTGGACTGGGCCAAAGGAGAACACCTTCAGAACTTTACATATGTTTTATACTTCGGGCTGAGGGAGATCAGGTCTCTTAAAGACGAGCTGTCGTTGGAGACTTTACTGCAACACCATCACAGTCCCGTTCCCTCTGAGTCCATGCAGCTCGTTCTGCAGAAGCCTGAggatgtgctgtttgttttcgaTGATCTGGATCAATACAAACTTTCCCTGGACCCCTCCGTCCACACCCTCTGCTCTGACCTCAGCCAGGCAGTGTCAGTGTCCTGCATGATATCCAGTCTGCTTCATGGATCACTGCTGAGAGGAGCCGCCTTTGTGGTGGCGACCAGGACGACGGGATGGCTGGAGTTTCTGAACGGCACCAGGGTGGAGGTTTCTGGGTTTTTAAAGCCCCAAAGAGAGACTTACTTCAACGGGTTCTTCAGTGACCCGGCTGCAGCTAACAAAGCACTGCTGCACATGGAGCGGACGCTGGGTTTTTATGATTTCTGCACTTCCCCTAGATTCTGTTGGACAGTTTGTTCTATTTACAAAACTCTGATGGATGCTGGAGCAAAACTTCCTGACACATTGACTCAGCTGTATGTAGATATCCTGGTTCACCTGATGCAGGCGCTCTCGCTGAAGGAGGCCTGCAACAGAGAGCTGGTGCAGGCCCTCGGTGTCATGGCCTCACATTGCTCCGTCAGTCAgaattcaagctgcaccaaagaGGAACTCCACTCCTTTGGTTTTCAGAAATTACTCAGCTCTGTTGGTGCTTTCTTGAACGTAGATGGTGACCTGGAGTCAGatgcatgtgttttctctttcaccTCCCAGCTGATGCAGGAGTTCCTCTTGGCCGTGTCTTTCTTTTTGgacatgtctgtgtctgaggGCATGGAGAAGATGTGGGAGAAGCACAAAGGTCACGCAAAGTTTCTAGATCTCTTCTTGTCAGGGCTGTCGGAGCCGGTTCAGCGCAGACCCCTGGTGATCCTGCTGGGGGAGTTTAACTCGGATCGTATCTCGGATTTTAAGAGTTGGTTTAAAAGCAgctcagaggaaacactgaaggGATGTTACAACGACAGGCACCATCGATGCTTCCATCTACTTCATCAAGCTCAAAATCAGAGTTTGGTGAAAGAGATCATCTCCCCATCAGCACGGACAGGCATCAGCTATGGCGACCTGAGCCTCCAGGACTGTGTCGCCCTGAACTACGTCTGGTCGTGTCTCGGTGAGATGAAGCTGTTGAATCTGTACAGGACAAGGGATTTGACAGATGAGAAGGCAGAAGTCCTGGCTCCAGCTATGAGCTTATCACATAAGATACA GTTGTCATACAGCACCTTGAGTACCGGGGCCGTCTCTCATCTGGCGTCAGCTCTCAGCAGAGGACGCACCGAGGAGCTGGATCTCGCTCACACCAGCCTCGGAGATGAAAAGTTGAAAGTGCTCTGTGCGGGACTCCGAGACTGCAAACTGCACACTTTAAA ACTTCTGGTATGCAGACTGACTGAGGCGGGCTGTGAAGATCTGATGTGTGCGCTGACCTCAGGCTCCTCTCAGCTGCGTGTGTTAGAGATGATGTTTAATCAGATCGGTGACCTGGGCTTCATGAAACTGTGCAAAGCGCTGCAAAGTCCTCAatgcaaactgcagcagctcca GCTACGAAGCTGCGAGTTGACTGCAGTATCCATGGAGGCTTTATCGGCAGCTTTGTGCTCTGGAAAATCCGAGCTGAGAAAAGTGGACCTGACATCGAACACAATCGGTGACGGTGGAGTGGAGGCTCTGTGCAAGTCGCTGCAACACCCACATTGTAAACTTCAGAGCCTCAA TCTGTTTGATACTGAGCTGACCGGTGCGTGCTGTCCTCATTTGATGGAGACCTTGATGTCAGAGCACTGCTCTCTGTTAGAGCTGGATCTGTCAGTGAATGATTTGGGCCATgagggggcgctgctgctctGCCAAGCCCTGAGTTGTCCTGGATGTCCAGTGGAGAAACTGGG GTTGACACGCTGCGAGTTAACGCAGCAGGTCTTTAAGGAACTGGGCTCATTGCTGAGAAGTGGAACTTCTCGACTCAAGTCCCTGATTGTGGGTTTAAATAAAGTCGGAGATCAAGGGGTTAAACATCTTTGGGATGCTGTTGCACATCCAGCCTGTCTGCTGGAGGAACTGGA TGTTGAAATGACAGATTTGACGGACGCCTGTGTTGAAGACCTGTGTGCTGCTGTAAGAGCCAGTAAGACTCTGAAGAGCCTGGAGCTGAGAAACAACTCCTTGACTGATGCGTCCGTCCCGGCCCTCGTCCAAGTCATGCAGGACAGCTGCAACATGCAGGAGATGAA CCTGAAGTACAACGACTTTTCAGAGGACGTTTTCGAAATGTTGGATGAGTGCGATAAAATAAGATACTGA